A genomic segment from Saimiri boliviensis isolate mSaiBol1 chromosome 14, mSaiBol1.pri, whole genome shotgun sequence encodes:
- the FBL gene encoding rRNA 2'-O-methyltransferase fibrillarin — protein MKPGFSPRGGGFGGRGGFGDRGGRGGRGGHGGGRGRGGGFRGRGRGGGGGGGGGGGGGGGRGRGGGGYHSGGNRGRGRGGKKGNQSGKNVMVEPHRHEGVFICRGKEDALVTKNLVPGESVYGEKRVSIPEGDDKVEYRAWNPFRSKLAAAILGGVDQIHIKPGAKVLYLGAASGTTVSHVSDIVGPDGLVYAVEFSHRSGRDLINLAKKRTNIIPVIEDARHPHKYRMLIAMVDVIFADVAQPDQTRIVALNAHTFLRNGGHFVISIKANCIDSTASAEAVFASEVKKMQQENMKPQEQLTLEPYERDHAVVVGVYRPPPKVKN, from the exons ATGAAGCCAG GTTTCAGTCCCCGTGGGGGTGGCTTTGGCGGCCGAGGGGGCTTTGGTGACCGTGGCGGTCGTGGAGGCCGAGGGGGCCATGGCGGGGGCCGAGGTCGAGGCGGAGGCTTCCGGGGTCgtggacgaggaggaggaggaggcggcggcggcggcggcggtggcggaggaggaagaggaagaggtg GTGGAGGCTACCATTCTGGTGGCAACCGGGGTCGTGGTcggggaggaaaaaaaggaaaccagtCGGGGAAGAACGTGATGGTAGAGCCTCATCGGCATGAGG GTGTCTTCATTTGTCGAGGAAAGGAAGACGCACTGGTCACCAAGAACCTGGTCCCTGGGGAATCAGTTTATGGAGAGAAGAGAGTCTCGATTCCG GAAGGAGATGACAAAGTTGAATACAGAGCCTGGAACCCCTTCCGCTCCAAGCTGGCAGCAGCAATCCTGGGCGGTGTGGACCAGATCCACATCAAACCGGGGGCCAAGGTGCTCTACCTCGGGGCTGCCTCGGGCACCACTGTCTCCCATGTCTCTGACATCGTTGGTCCG gaTGGTCTAGTCTATGCAGTTGAGTTCTCCCACCGCTCTGGCCGTGACCTCATTAACTTGGCCAAGAAAAGGACCAACATTATTCCTGTGATTGAGGATGCTCGGCACCCGCACAAATACCGCATGCTCATCG CAATGGTGGATGTCATCTTTGCCGATGTGGCCCAGCCAGACCAGACCCGGATTGTGGCCCTGAATGCCCACACCTTCCTGCGTAATGGAGGACACTTTGTGATTTCCATTAAG GCCAACTGCATTGACTCTACAGCCTCAGCCGAGGCCGTGTTTGCCTCCGAAGTGAAAAAGATGCAACAGGAGAATATGAAGCCACAGGAGCAGTTGACCCTCGAGCCATATGAAAGAGACCACGCTGTGGTCGTGGGAGTGTACAG GCCACCCCCCAAGGTGAAGAACTGA